Within Aneurinibacillus sp. REN35, the genomic segment GTGGCCAAAAGCACAAGCAAAATGATTTTCTTCAACCAGAGAATCAGCATAGCCATCATGGCGCATCCCTCCTTTACCGCATCATGACTGAAACGTTGGCGGCCGATATGACAATGGTGATCGCCAGAAAAAACATCAAGCTTACCGTAGCCAACGCCGCAAAGATATACAGCAGGTTTTTGCCGATGATGCTAAGACAGGAGAGGATCGGACTGTTGCCAAGCGGCTGCATAACGGCAGAAGATAGATTGTAGATAAAGGCCAGAATAAGAATCTTGAGCGCCGGAAATGCGACTAAAAAAAGTAAAATGATGACACCAATCATTCCGACAGCATTCTTAACAAGGAGTGAGGCTCCCACTACTGTCTCAGCCGCATCCGCAAATACCCTACCTACTACAGGAACAAAGTTGCCTGCAATGTATTTGGCCGTGCGGATTGCTACACCATCGGCTACCGCTGCCGTTGCCCCCTGCAGGGACAGCACCGCAAGAAAGATGGTGAGAAAACTCCCCATCAATCCCAGACTTATCGTACGCAATAGCTTGGCAAGCCGGGTGAGCTGATATTTTACAGAGAACGAACTGACAATGCTTAGGAGCGCGGACAAAAATAATAAAGGAAATACAATGGTTGAAATCAGCATGCCGCTCGTATTAACTAAAAAGATGACCATCGGATGAAACAACGCCGCAGAGGTGATGCCTCCGGTTGATGCGAGAAGCGCCAGCACAAGCGGCATCAGCGCCAGCATAAATCCCACCATATCGCTAATGGCCCCTTGGGCAAAATCAATGGCAATGCGAAAACTATTCACCGCCAAAATAATAAGCACCAAGTACGAAATTGCATAAGCAACCGTGCTGACCGTATTTTTTTCAAAGGCAGTCTGCATCGTCTCAAGCACCATAGCGAATACGGTAATGATGAGGATGGCGCCCAGCAATTTGCCATTAATGAGCAATTCATGGAAGAGAAAAGCACCAAGCCCTTTGGCAACGCCCGAGAGGCTGAGCGCCTTCTCTCCGGTTACCATCTCGAACAAACTTTGCCCTTCACTCTCAGGCAAATAGCCTCCGTACTTATCCAAAACCTTCTGCCAGAATGCCTCAATATCTTTTGTATCAAGCCGCTCAAGCTGCTCCTGCACAATCGTATCCTTAGGCGTCGAGGGGGCTGTGGTAGGCTCAGCGGCGCTTACTGGGTACCAGGCGATTAGCAGAAGCCAGAATGCTCCGATGCAGACAAGAAGCTGTGATCGTTTCTGTTTCATCATTTCCCCAACCTTTTCTATGACGGAAGTAGCTGTACAATCGTTTCGACGATAACAGACAGAATGGGTATAGCCAGTACCATGATTAGGATTTTGCCGGCCAGCTCAATCTTCGATGCGATCGCCCCTTGTCCCGCATCCCTTGTCACCTGCGCTCCAAACTCGGCAATATAGGCGATGCCGATGATTTTTAAGATCGTATCAAGGTAGACGATATTGACATTGGCCTGCATCGCTATGCCCTCAAGCACGCGGATGACATCTGAAATCTTACCGATTAGAAACAAAAAGATCATAACGCCGGTAACCGTCGCCAGCACGAATGCAAACATCGGCTTCTGCTCTTTGACAACCAGACTCAGTACCGTGGCAACAATCCCAAGTCCTACAATCTGAATAATATCCATGCCAAGGTCCCCTTACTGAAACAGGAAAACCCGTTTAATTTCCTGAAACAAATCATTAATAAAAGATGCCACCATAAACAAAACGATGATAAATCCGACTAACGTGACCCACTGCGCCCAATCGTCTTTTCCCGATTGCTTGAGCACGGTATGAATCATAGCGACAATAATGCCGATGCCGGCAATCTGAAAAATCGCATTCACATCATACCCCATCTCTTCCACCCCTCAATAAAGTAGGATAACGAGCAACACTCCACTCAGCACCCCCAGACTGCGGCACATCTTCTCATAGCGCTGCTGATTCTCCCTGGCGTTTATCTCTTCGTGTTCAAGGTTCGTGCAGGCAAGCCGGATATGCTTACGCTGATCTTCTCTGTCGCTTTGTCCGAGCACGAGCCCCAATTGAAGCACGATATCTTTTTCCGGGTTTTTCAGTGCGGTTCTGGGCCAGACCTGATAAACGGCGCGCCGCCAGCAATCATTGGCTGTCCATTCCGACTCCTTGGCAAATAGCTCTGCCGCCTGTGCAAATAGCCGTGCACCTGACCCTGTTAGTCTTTGAGCGATTGAGGCAAGCGCTTCAGGAAGCGGACGCGCTCCATACGTAATCTCCGTCTCCAGCAGAGCAAGCCCGGTACGAAGCTGTCGAATTTGCAATGGACGATGCGCAAGATATCCGCCCAACTGCATGCCGATCAGCGTACCTGCAAGAATGATCAGGAAAGCGCCTACTAACTTGAACATCCTCTCACCTCCGGCACTCGGCAAAATGCTCATCATATATGCAAGACACTGTCCCTACACGAGGTTTGCGGCTGAGAACAAGATAACGCTCGAATACACCTGACTGTAGAATGCGTGATAGCGTAGGTCTGCGCATGATGTCCTTCAGTCCGCTTCCGTGCACACTTGTAATGACGGTAATACCGGCATGAATCGCTTCTTCAAGCGCATAGCCGTCCTCTGCCCTGCCGATCTCGTCTGTAATCAGAACATCCGGTGACATAGAGCGAATCATCATCATCATTCCTTCTGCCTTCGGACATGCATCAAGCACATCGGTGCGCATTCCGACATCTTTTTGCGGAATCCCCCCTACACATCCGGCAATTTCCGAGCGTTCGTCTACAATTGATACCTTACGCGCAGCAAGCGCTTTGGAGCCTTCGCTAATCTGGCGGGCAAGATCACGGAGCAGCGTGGTTTTTCCCCCTTGGGGCGGAGAGATAATCAATGTGCTCTTCAACTTATCTCCCTGTGTAAGAAGGGGAAGCACTTGATCGGCGGCCCCTCTTCGCTCCCTGGCTATCCGGATATTGAAACTGGTAACGTCCCGGATCAGCTTCACACGGCCATCTTCAAGCACTACCTTACCTGAGATGCCTACCCGGTGACCGCCCTCAATCGTAATATATCCGCGCCGCATCTCCTCCTCCATCATGTAGAGAGAATGATGGCTGAGACGACTTAGAAGCTGTCCGCCCTCTTCTCTTGTGAATAACAGCGCATCGTTCGTCTGCATGATGTCTCTCTCGCCGACAAACCAAGATGCACCATCCCCCACACATTCAATAGGTCGGCCAATACGCAGTCGAATCTCCTCTACTTTTTCTAACTTGCGCGATTCGAGGTTTTTAAGCTTGGCACGCAGGCTGTCGGGCAGCATACGAAGAATATCCTCTATCACCTAACTCTCCCCTTTGTCCCACTGTACTTATCACATTCATATGGGAAGCCTGGCCACTTTATGCCTATCTTACAAAAGGGAAGTATATTATAGGAGTCACGGCATACGGATGCTGCGAGTTCCATTTGGGGCAAACTACAGAAGAGATGATCGGCACATGTACATATATGAAAAGGAGCAGTCGATATGCCACACTTAAACATACAGAACACGCCTTTGTATTATGAAGAAAAGGGAAGAGGTATGCCCGTTGTATTTATTCACGGCATGGGGCTTTCTCATGTGAATTGGCACGGACAGGTCCATTATTTCTCTAAAAACTTTCGTACAATCTGTTATGATATGCGCGGGCATGGACGCAGCGGTATAACTGCAATCAAGCGCCCGGAAGAGTATCTGCCAACACTAAGCCAGGATCTCAAACACCTGCTCGATCATCTTATGATCAAAAAAGCACACTTTATTGCATATTCCACCGGCACATTGGTATTGCTGCAGTTTCTCAGCGACCATCAGGACATGTGCGAGCGCGCAGTGCTCACAGGGGCGTTTCCCCGGCTGGGAAACCCCTATATGTATGCCAAAGTAGGCATGTCATACCTGCTTACGTTATTGAACGCGTCAGAATACGAGGCGCGCGGCGTCGCCCGCTCAAATGGAGCAAATGAAAAAGAGATCGCTTTATTTACAGACGAAGCGCTGAAAGTGCGACGCTCAGAAGCCCTCTTATTGTTGCGCACCTTATTTTCCTTTGATCTGACAGCGTTCCTGCCTCAAATTACTGTGCCTACGCTTCTGCTGTATGGCGGCAACGAACGCCATATGATGAAGTATCGACATATCATGCTGACGTCAATGCCCCGTGCAGAAGTATGTTTGGTCCCAAAGACTTCGCATGCCTGCCCAACAAAGGCGTGTGATGTCTTCAATGCACTGGTAGAAGATTTTTTAGAGGCGAGGTGACGGGGGATGTATGCGGATGAGAGTTCAAAACCGTCTGGGCGTATATTGTTTGCTTTAAGCCTTGTGCCGCTCATTATGGTATTGGGCAATTCCATGATTATCCCTATACTCCCTATGCTTGCTAACGAATATGATTTGAGTTCACTGCAGACCGGGCTTTTGATCACGCTATTCTCTGTACCTGCTGGTGCGATGATTCCTGTTGCGGGGTTCTTGTCAGACCGCTTTGGACGCAAGAAGATCATCCTATGGGCTCTCGTATTATATGGAACAGGTGGATTGATTGCGGGGGCGGCCGGACTGCTTCTCCCATCCCCGTATACTTGGGTTGTGGTAGGAAGAATCGTCCAAGGCGTTGGCGCAGCCGGCACAGCGCCGATTGCTATGGCATTAATTGCTGACTTATATCCGCCGGCACACCGGAGCAGAGCGCTTGGCGTTATTGAATCCGCCAACGCATTTGGTAAGGTAGTAAGCCCGATTCTTGGCGCATTGCTTGCACTCCTTGCATGGTATGCGTTATTTTTCGCCTTTCCGCTTTTCATTGTACCGGCCATCTGGGTGATTGCACGCTGGGTAGAGGATACGGAAACCGGAGCAGCGCCCTCCTTTACGAAATATAAGCGCGATATTGCGCTTGTATTTCGTAGACATGGGCATTGGCTTGGGATCGGTTTTATGCTCGGAGCCATCCAGATGTTTTTTTTATTTGGAATGTTATTCTACCTTGCAGAAGCTTTGGATCAAATTCCTTCTTTTTCAGGTGTAGCACGCGGTTTTCTTCTGGCTTTTCCGCTCTTATCATTAATCCTTACGTCCATCTGGTGCGGACGGGCGATTGAGTGTCGTGCCGAGCGCATTAAATTATTTATTATTGGAGGAACAGCAATCACCGCAGCAATCACCGCTATTCTTCCCTTCGTTTCAAAGCCAGCTACGCTTATTGGCCTTTTATTTTTTGGAGGTATTGGCACAGGATTGGTTCTCCCCAGCCTGAATACACTTATCACTTCCGCTGTCGGTAAAGCCGAGAGAGGAATGATCACCTCGCTTTACAGCAGCGTACGTTTTCTCGGCATTGCGGCAGGACCTGCTGTGTTTGGGTCACTGCTCACACGTCCCTTCGTGCTTTTTTGGGGAACATGCGGAGCGTGTCTTCTCCTTGTACTGCTTACCATCCGCTTTCTTCAACGTCCAGGCCCAATCAAAAGCAAAAATGGTCACGTTCGTCTTTTATTTACACTTCCCTCTACCGAACCAAAAGACCCGTGATAAAAGTTTTACTAAAGAAGGAAAATCTTGTTGAATTTTGCCTCTGCTCCCTTCCATAATAGAAGAAAGGGGGAGGACGATTTTTATGCCATCAATTCAGCATGTTAAAGAGTGGGTGCCTATTGTGCAATCACTCATTCGTACCAAACAATCCGCCGTTATCGTTGGTGACGAAAACGGTGTTGTACTATCGAGCAACGGCTCGCTTCGCTTTCTATCATCAGGAGATAGGATACGACCGGAGAGTCCGATCTATCGCGTGCTTGAAACACGCCGCCCGATTGATTTTACCGTTCCACCGGATGTATATGGCATGCCGCTCCGTGTACAGGCATTTCCGCTTGATGACGGTATTTTGGCTATCGCTATGGATATATCGACACAGAATACGCTAAAGACTTCGATTCATGAGGTAAATTCTGTCGTAGAGCAAATCGGCGTATCAATCTCTGACTTGAGTGATATGTCAGAACAAATGGTTACTAACTTCAATGAAATTGAATATGAAATTTCACATATGAACGATAGCTTCGCTTCCATCATGGAGATGAACAAACTAATTTCATATGTTGCAGATCAGACGAATCTTTTATCGCTTAATGCAGCGATTGAATCAGCACGTCTTGGAGATGAAGGCCGTGCATTTGGAGTTGTCGCCCAAGAGATGCGAAAACTTGCCAATCAAACGAATGACTCAGCAGGGCAAATTCTTAAGCAGATCAATCATATTCAAAATGAGTTAGAAAAAATCAAACAAAAAATCGAACAGAACAATCAGTCAAATACCAAGCATGAAGTCTCAGTTACAGAGATTGGTCAAGCGATCCAGCAAGTGGCTTCTGCAATGAATACAATCCATACGTTCACGCAAGAAAACTTATAAGACAAAAAGAAGCGACCCTCTAATGCAAGGTCGCTTCTTCTTGTTTTACTTTTATTATGCACGCGATACATACACTTCGTTACGCGTATCAATGACCAACTTGTCTCCCTCATTAATAAAGAAAGGAACTTGCACCATAAGACCCGTCTCCATCTTCGCCGGTTTCGTACCACCCGATGCTGTATCGCCTTTGATACCCGGTTCTGTTTCTGAAACGGTTAACTCTACTGTGTTCGGCACTTGCACGCCCAGGATCTCACCTTCGAACATCACAACGCTTACGTTCATGTTCTCAAGGAGGAATTTCAGTTCATGCTCGATCTGACTGGTTGGCATCGTAATTTG encodes:
- the spoIIIAE gene encoding stage III sporulation protein AE, with translation MMKQKRSQLLVCIGAFWLLLIAWYPVSAAEPTTAPSTPKDTIVQEQLERLDTKDIEAFWQKVLDKYGGYLPESEGQSLFEMVTGEKALSLSGVAKGLGAFLFHELLINGKLLGAILIITVFAMVLETMQTAFEKNTVSTVAYAISYLVLIILAVNSFRIAIDFAQGAISDMVGFMLALMPLVLALLASTGGITSAALFHPMVIFLVNTSGMLISTIVFPLLFLSALLSIVSSFSVKYQLTRLAKLLRTISLGLMGSFLTIFLAVLSLQGATAAVADGVAIRTAKYIAGNFVPVVGRVFADAAETVVGASLLVKNAVGMIGVIILLFLVAFPALKILILAFIYNLSSAVMQPLGNSPILSCLSIIGKNLLYIFAALATVSLMFFLAITIVISAANVSVMMR
- the spoIIIAD gene encoding stage III sporulation protein AD, with translation MDIIQIVGLGIVATVLSLVVKEQKPMFAFVLATVTGVMIFLFLIGKISDVIRVLEGIAMQANVNIVYLDTILKIIGIAYIAEFGAQVTRDAGQGAIASKIELAGKILIMVLAIPILSVIVETIVQLLPS
- the spoIIIAC gene encoding stage III sporulation protein AC produces the protein MGYDVNAIFQIAGIGIIVAMIHTVLKQSGKDDWAQWVTLVGFIIVLFMVASFINDLFQEIKRVFLFQ
- the spoIIIAB gene encoding stage III sporulation protein SpoIIIAB, which produces MFKLVGAFLIILAGTLIGMQLGGYLAHRPLQIRQLRTGLALLETEITYGARPLPEALASIAQRLTGSGARLFAQAAELFAKESEWTANDCWRRAVYQVWPRTALKNPEKDIVLQLGLVLGQSDREDQRKHIRLACTNLEHEEINARENQQRYEKMCRSLGVLSGVLLVILLY
- the spoIIIAA gene encoding stage III sporulation protein AA, giving the protein MEDILRMLPDSLRAKLKNLESRKLEKVEEIRLRIGRPIECVGDGASWFVGERDIMQTNDALLFTREEGGQLLSRLSHHSLYMMEEEMRRGYITIEGGHRVGISGKVVLEDGRVKLIRDVTSFNIRIARERRGAADQVLPLLTQGDKLKSTLIISPPQGGKTTLLRDLARQISEGSKALAARKVSIVDERSEIAGCVGGIPQKDVGMRTDVLDACPKAEGMMMMIRSMSPDVLITDEIGRAEDGYALEEAIHAGITVITSVHGSGLKDIMRRPTLSRILQSGVFERYLVLSRKPRVGTVSCIYDEHFAECRR
- a CDS encoding alpha/beta fold hydrolase, whose protein sequence is MPHLNIQNTPLYYEEKGRGMPVVFIHGMGLSHVNWHGQVHYFSKNFRTICYDMRGHGRSGITAIKRPEEYLPTLSQDLKHLLDHLMIKKAHFIAYSTGTLVLLQFLSDHQDMCERAVLTGAFPRLGNPYMYAKVGMSYLLTLLNASEYEARGVARSNGANEKEIALFTDEALKVRRSEALLLLRTLFSFDLTAFLPQITVPTLLLYGGNERHMMKYRHIMLTSMPRAEVCLVPKTSHACPTKACDVFNALVEDFLEAR
- a CDS encoding MFS transporter, coding for MYADESSKPSGRILFALSLVPLIMVLGNSMIIPILPMLANEYDLSSLQTGLLITLFSVPAGAMIPVAGFLSDRFGRKKIILWALVLYGTGGLIAGAAGLLLPSPYTWVVVGRIVQGVGAAGTAPIAMALIADLYPPAHRSRALGVIESANAFGKVVSPILGALLALLAWYALFFAFPLFIVPAIWVIARWVEDTETGAAPSFTKYKRDIALVFRRHGHWLGIGFMLGAIQMFFLFGMLFYLAEALDQIPSFSGVARGFLLAFPLLSLILTSIWCGRAIECRAERIKLFIIGGTAITAAITAILPFVSKPATLIGLLFFGGIGTGLVLPSLNTLITSAVGKAERGMITSLYSSVRFLGIAAGPAVFGSLLTRPFVLFWGTCGACLLLVLLTIRFLQRPGPIKSKNGHVRLLFTLPSTEPKDP
- a CDS encoding methyl-accepting chemotaxis protein, with amino-acid sequence MPSIQHVKEWVPIVQSLIRTKQSAVIVGDENGVVLSSNGSLRFLSSGDRIRPESPIYRVLETRRPIDFTVPPDVYGMPLRVQAFPLDDGILAIAMDISTQNTLKTSIHEVNSVVEQIGVSISDLSDMSEQMVTNFNEIEYEISHMNDSFASIMEMNKLISYVADQTNLLSLNAAIESARLGDEGRAFGVVAQEMRKLANQTNDSAGQILKQINHIQNELEKIKQKIEQNNQSNTKHEVSVTEIGQAIQQVASAMNTIHTFTQENL
- the efp gene encoding elongation factor P produces the protein MISVNDLRPGTTIEYDGAIYSVIEFQHVKPGKGAAFVRTKLRNLRNGSIKETTFRAGEKVAKARIETKEMQYLYASGEDHVFMDTQTYDQITMPTSQIEHELKFLLENMNVSVVMFEGEILGVQVPNTVELTVSETEPGIKGDTASGGTKPAKMETGLMVQVPFFINEGDKLVIDTRNEVYVSRA